One window of the Triticum dicoccoides isolate Atlit2015 ecotype Zavitan chromosome 3B, WEW_v2.0, whole genome shotgun sequence genome contains the following:
- the LOC119278929 gene encoding pentatricopeptide repeat-containing protein At1g11290, chloroplastic-like has translation MPLLAPGIVLRDARTPRGFVQLLASSSSSSPLPPSPSAAAQCHGLATKLGLAAGNVFAGTALLAFYCRCGRPSDARRLFDEMPERSGVTWSVLVYGHARSSAPGLAVEAFGRMVRAGFSPTPAAVSSALAACARMEDARVGAMIHAAGLKCSGGICGSVVVGTALVDMYAKCRDVSAAQRVLEEMEEKNVATFTALVGGFASARRPGEAMMFVREMEQSGVAPNMMTYSSLLSSFASPEDLNHGRQAHCAVLKKGLEHNPYVLSTLMTMYSKCGILDDFRKVQMSVSCQDQVSLNSVISGLSCLGRGDEAFQQFLEMRRHGADTDMFTFGSMLKAIGSSSSLLEGRQVHALILKTGYESDVNVQNGLISMYVRRGEIGEARDVFASVEAPDLVSWNSLLTGYAQHGYGNEVVEVFEQMRRLNVQPDNTTFLLVLTACSHAGLVDTGLEYFNLMKTNGFLAGARLEHYACVIDLLGRAGHLQEAEALINDMPTEPGVSVYRALLSACQIHGNLEIAVRVSTRLIELYPHDSSAHVQLSKAFAGDGHWGDAAEIREAMAGKGIVKNPAWSCVEDRVQVG, from the coding sequence ATGCCTCTGCTGGCCCCCGGCATCGTCCTTCGCGACGCGCGGACGCCGCGGGGGTTCGTCCAGctcctcgcctcctcctcctcctcctccccgcttCCGCCGAGCCCGTCCGCCGCGGCGCAGTGCCATGGGCTGGCCACCAAGCTCGGCCTCGCGGCCGGCAACGTCTTCGCGGGGACCGCCCTCCTCGCCTTCTACTGCCGCTGCGGCCGCCCGAGCGACGCCCGGCggctgttcgacgaaatgcccgagAGGAGCGGCGTCACCTGGAGCGTGCTCGTCTACGGCCACGCGCGGTCCAGCGCGCCCGGCCTCGCCGTGGAGGCGTTCGGGCGCATGGTGCGCGCCGGCTTCTCCCCCACGCCGGCGGCCGTGTCCAGCGCCCTTGCCGCGTGCGCGAGGATGGAGGACGCCCGCGTCGGGGCGATGATCCACGCCGCTGGCCTCAAGTGCAGTGGCGGCATCTGTGGAAGCGTCGTCGTCGGGACTGCGTTGGTGGACATGTACGCCAAATGCCGTGATGTTTCGGCTGCTCAGCGGGTTCTTGAGGAGATGGAAGAGAAGAATGTGGCCACTTTTACGGCTCTTGTGGGCGGGTTTGCCTCAGCCAGAAGACCTGGTGAGGCCATGATGTTTGTCAGGGAGATGGAACAGTCAGGGGTGGCACCAAACATGATGACATACAGCAGCCTTCTCAGCTCATTTGCGAGTCCTGAAGACCTCAATCATGGGAGGCAAGCGCATTGTGCGGTGCTAAAGAAGGGTCTCGAGCACAATCCGTATGTTCTGTCCACTCTTATGACCATGTACTCCAAGTGCGGCATCTTAGATGATTTCAGGAAGGTGCAGATGAGTGTTTCCTGTCAGGATCAGGTCTCGCTCAACTCCGTGATCTCGGGGCTCTCCTGTTTGGGAAGAGGTGACGAGGCATTTCAGCAGTTCTTGGAGATGAGACGGCATGGCGCTGACACAGATATGTTCACCTTTGGCAGCATGCTGAAGGCTATAGGGAGCTCATCCTCACTGCTAGAGGGAAGACAAGTCCATGCTCTCATCCTCAAAACTGGGTATGAGTCTGATGTGAATGTCCAGAATGGATTGATTTCCATGTACGTCAGGCGCGGCGAGATAGGGGAAGCCAGGGATGTTTTCGCTTCGGTGGAAGCGCCTGACTTGGTCTCCTGGAATTCGCTTCTGACAGGATATGCTCAGCATGGTTATGGCAATGAGGTGGTTGAGGTGTTTGAACAGATGAGGAGACTGAATGTTCAGCCAGACAACACAACCTTCTTGTTGGTGCTTACAGCTTGCAGCCACGCCGGTTTGGTGGATACAGGGTTGGAGTACTTCAACTTGATGAAAACAAACGGGTTTCTCGCAGGGGCACGGCTAGAGCACTACGCGTGCGTGATCGATCTTCTCGGTCGAGCAGGCCATCTCCAAGAAGCAGAGGCTTTGATCAACGACATGCCTACTGAACCTGGCGTCTCGGTGTACAGAGCTCTGCTTAGTGCCTGCCAGATCCACGGCAACCTTGAGATTGCGGTCCGGGTGTCCACGCGCCTGATCGAGCTCTACCCTCACGACTCCTCTGCCCATGTTCAGCTGTCAAAGGCCTTTGCCGGTGATGGCCACTGGGGTGATGCTGCCGAGATCAGGGAGGCCATGGCAGGTAAAGGGATAGTGAAGAACCCTGCTTGGAGCTGTGTCGAGGACCGGGTACAGGTTGGATAA
- the LOC119278930 gene encoding glycerol-3-phosphate dehydrogenase [NAD(+)]-like isoform X3 — MENGHAGKHRVAVIGSGNWGSVASRLLASNTAKLPSFHDEVRMWVFEETLPTGEKLSESINQAHENCKYLPGIKLGTNVIADPDLESAVKDADMLVFVTPHQFVEGICKKLVGKLRPGVEAISLIKGMEVKMEGPCMISKLITDTLGINCCVLMGANIANEIAVEKFSEATIGYREDKEAANRWAKLFTTPYFLVAIVEDIEGVELCGTLKNVVAIAAGLVDGLDMGNNTKAAIMRIGLREMRAFSKLLFPSVRDNTFFESCGVADLITTCLGGRNRRVAEAFARNGGKRSFDELEAEMLHGQKLQGVSTAREVYEVLTYHGWQELFPLLSTVHEICIGQLPPTSIVEYSEHTPNLSFVGGSTPCY, encoded by the exons ATGGAGAACGGGCATGCGGGCAAGCACCGGGTGGCCGTCATCGGCAGCGGCAACTGGGGCAGCGTCGCCTCCCGCCTCCTCGCCTCCAACACCGCCAAGCTGCCCTCCTTCCACG ATGAAGTGAGGATGTGGGTGTTTGAAGAAACATTGCCAACAGGCGAGAAGCTATCCGAGTCCATTAACCAAGCACAC GAGAACTGCAAGTACTTACCTGGTATTAAGCTTGGAACCAATGTTATTGCTGACCCCGACTTAGAGAGTGCAG TCAAAGACGCCGATATGCTGGTTTTTGTGACTCCCCATCAATTTGTGGAGGGTATATGTAAGAAGCTTGTGGGCAAACTAAGACCAGGAGTTGAGGCTATATCCCTCATCAAGGGCATGGAGGTCAAGATGGAAGGACCATGCATGATATCAAAACTAATTACCGATACACTTGGAATCAACTGTTGTGTCCTCATGGGCGCTAACATTGCAAATGAG ATCGCTGTTGAGAAGTTCAGTGAAGCAACAATTGGATATAGGGAAGATAAAGAAGCAGCAAACCGATGGGCTAAACTTTTCACCACTCCTTACTTCCTAGTTGCTATT GTGGAAGATATTGAGGGAGTTGAACTATGTGGGACACTGAAAAATGTTGTGGCGATTGCTGCAG GTCTTGTTGATGGCTTGGATATGGGAAACAACACCAAG GCTGCGATAATGCGGATTGGTTTGCGGGAAATGCGTGCTTTCTCTAAACTTCTGTTCCCTTCAGTCAGAGACAACACTTTCTTTGAGAGCTGTGGTGTGGCTGACCTTATAACTACATGCC TTGGTGGGAGAAACAGGAGAGTGGCAGAAGCCTTTGCAAGAAATGGCGGCAAAAG GTCTTTTGATGAGCTAGAGGCAGAAATGTTGCATGGGCAAAAACTGCAG GGGGTATCCACTGCAAGAGAAGTCTATGAAGTATTGACTTATCATGGATGGCAGGAACTGTTTCCGCTTTTATCCACTGTACATGAGATCTGTATCGGACAACTACCTCCTACATCAATAGTTGAATACAGTGAGCATACGCCCAACCTCTCCTTCGTCGGTGGTTCAACTCCATGTTACTGA
- the LOC119278930 gene encoding glycerol-3-phosphate dehydrogenase [NAD(+)]-like isoform X2, translating to MENGHAGKHRVAVIGSGNWGSVASRLLASNTAKLPSFHDEVRMWVFEETLPTGEKLSESINQAHENCKYLPGIKLGTNVIADPDLESAVKDADMLVFVTPHQFVEGICKKLVGKLRPGVEAISLIKGMEVKMEGPCMISKLITDTLGINCCVLMGANIANEASVYSTFHAKFLIAFSGTEKVSGCVSHMQIAVEKFSEATIGYREDKEAANRWAKLFTTPYFLVAIVEDIEGVELCGTLKNVVAIAAGLVDGLDMGNNTKAAIMRIGLREMRAFSKLLFPSVRDNTFFESCGVADLITTCLGGRNRRVAEAFARNGGKRSFDELEAEMLHGQKLQGVSTAREVYEVLTYHGWQELFPLLSTVHEICIGQLPPTSIVEYRLAEGQS from the exons ATGGAGAACGGGCATGCGGGCAAGCACCGGGTGGCCGTCATCGGCAGCGGCAACTGGGGCAGCGTCGCCTCCCGCCTCCTCGCCTCCAACACCGCCAAGCTGCCCTCCTTCCACG ATGAAGTGAGGATGTGGGTGTTTGAAGAAACATTGCCAACAGGCGAGAAGCTATCCGAGTCCATTAACCAAGCACAC GAGAACTGCAAGTACTTACCTGGTATTAAGCTTGGAACCAATGTTATTGCTGACCCCGACTTAGAGAGTGCAG TCAAAGACGCCGATATGCTGGTTTTTGTGACTCCCCATCAATTTGTGGAGGGTATATGTAAGAAGCTTGTGGGCAAACTAAGACCAGGAGTTGAGGCTATATCCCTCATCAAGGGCATGGAGGTCAAGATGGAAGGACCATGCATGATATCAAAACTAATTACCGATACACTTGGAATCAACTGTTGTGTCCTCATGGGCGCTAACATTGCAAATGAGGCAAGTGTTTATTCAACTTTCCATGCGAAATTCCTTATAGCCTTCAGCGGCACAGAAAAAGTAAGTGGGTGTGTATCTCATATGCAGATCGCTGTTGAGAAGTTCAGTGAAGCAACAATTGGATATAGGGAAGATAAAGAAGCAGCAAACCGATGGGCTAAACTTTTCACCACTCCTTACTTCCTAGTTGCTATT GTGGAAGATATTGAGGGAGTTGAACTATGTGGGACACTGAAAAATGTTGTGGCGATTGCTGCAG GTCTTGTTGATGGCTTGGATATGGGAAACAACACCAAG GCTGCGATAATGCGGATTGGTTTGCGGGAAATGCGTGCTTTCTCTAAACTTCTGTTCCCTTCAGTCAGAGACAACACTTTCTTTGAGAGCTGTGGTGTGGCTGACCTTATAACTACATGCC TTGGTGGGAGAAACAGGAGAGTGGCAGAAGCCTTTGCAAGAAATGGCGGCAAAAG GTCTTTTGATGAGCTAGAGGCAGAAATGTTGCATGGGCAAAAACTGCAG GGGGTATCCACTGCAAGAGAAGTCTATGAAGTATTGACTTATCATGGATGGCAGGAACTGTTTCCGCTTTTATCCACTGTACATGAGATCTGTATCGGACAACTACCTCCTACATCAATAGTTGAATACA GGCTCGCTGAAGGTCAatcttga
- the LOC119278928 gene encoding pentatricopeptide repeat-containing protein At3g59040-like — protein MEAAMGTLGSQSPLSFSSSLCNAKASCGWPVYNVKKIEGGQRLDVVCHGMLAPRKFVRKKRQEEVFKDADDEAKQKSWRRMMSEIEESGSAVSSILKTQRNTTGTLPRDTVLGTLVRFKQLRKWNLVSEILEWLRTQHWWDFSEMDFLMLVTAYGKLGDFSRAERVLKYMNKKGYRPTVISQTALMEAYGRAKQYRKAEAVFHKMQTSGPEPSPITYQIILKSLVEGDKYKEAEAIFEDLLNEKRASFKPDQKMFHMMIYMYKKAGDYTQARKLFAQMPERGIPQSTVTFNSLMSFEADYKEVSSIYDQMQRAGLKPDVVSYSLLIKAYGKARREDEALAVFEEMLDAGIRPTRKSYNILLDAFAVSGLVEEARTVFKTMRRHRVEPDLCSYTTMLLAYVNASDMDGSEKFFRRIKDDGLRPNVVAYGTLMKGYSKLDDVEKVMRVYERMRMQGVEPNQTIFTTIMDAHGRNSDFGNAVIWFNEMETRGYPPDKKAKNILLSLAKTPEEQEEANELTGNGAVQLEVKPNGVPASLGTKGADVDEAGLTDSTAHHHSLNGASTSDLNGRNRAGSSGFEDEEDDDDDDDYEEMDDEDLDFVSFKDKRELNFAT, from the exons ATGGAGGCGGCGATGGGGACCCTCGGCTCGCAGTCCCCGCTCTCATTCTCCTCCAGCCTCTG CAATGCAAAGGCATCTTGTGGCTGGCCTGTTTATAATGTGAAGAAGATCGAGGGCGGTCAGAGGCTCGACGTGGTCTGCCATGGGATGCTGGCGCCCAGAAAGTTTGTGCGCAAGAAGAGACAAGAGGAGGTCTTCAAGGACGCCGATGACGAGGCCAAgcaaaagagctggaggagaatgaTGAGTGAGATAGAGGAGTCTGGGTCAGCCGTGTCTTCCATTCTCAAGACCCAACGGAACACAACGGGGACGCTGCCGAGGGACACTGTTCTCGGGACTCTTGTGCGGTTCAAACAGCTCAGAAAATGGAATCTGGTCAGCGAG atTCTTGAATGGCTTCGAACGCAACATTGGTGGGACTTCAGCGAGATGGACTTTTTGATGCTTGTCACGGCTTACGGGAAGCTGGGAGATTTCAGCAGGGCGGAAAGGGTCCTCAAGTACATGAACAAGAAAGGTTACCGGCCGACGGTGATATCTCAGACCGCTCTCATGGAGGCATACGGAAGAGCCAAGCAGTACAGAAAGGCCGAGGCTGTGTTTCATAAGATGCAGACGTCAGGCCCTGAACCATCACCCATCACATATCAAATCATTCTGAAATCGCTTGTTGAG GGCGACAAATATAAGGAAGCTGAAGCTATTTTCGAGGACCTTCTTAATGAAAAAAGAGCTTCTTTTAAACCAGACCAGAAGATGTTTCATATGATGATCTATATGTACAAGAAGGCTGGGGACTATACCCAAGCGCGTAAGCTATTCGCACAGATGCCTGAGAGAGGAATCCCCCAGTCTACAGTGACTTTTAATAGTTTGATGTCATTTGAAGCAGACTATAAGGAAGTGTCAAGTATTTATGATCAG ATGCAAAGAGCCGGGCTAAAACCAGATGTTGTGAGCTATTCTCTGCTCATCAAAGCTTACGGGAAAGCTAGGAGGGAGGATGAAGCTTTGGCGGTGTTTGAAGAGATGCTTGATGCTGGAATCAG GCCAACGCGCAAATCATACAACATCTTGCTTGATGCGTTCGCAGTATCTGGATTAGTAGAAGAGGCCCGAACAGTTTTCAAGACCATGAGAAGACACAG GGTTGAGCCTGATCTCTGCTCTTACACAACAATGCTCTTGGCTTATGTAAATGCTTCTGATATGGATGGGTCTGAGAAATTTTTCCGTCGGATCAAAGACGATGGTTTGAGGCCAAACGTTGTTGCTTATGGAACTCTGATGAAAGGCTACTCCAAGTTGGATGATGTTGAGAAAGTAATGCGGGTTTATGAGCGAATGCGGATGCAGGGTGTTGAACCCAATCAAACCATCTTTACCACCATCATGGATGCACATGGCAGGAACTCAGATTTCGGAAATGCTGTCATTTGGTTCAACGAAATGGAAACACGTGGGTACCCACCAGACAAGAAAGCGAAGAACATCCTGCTTTCTCTTGCTAAAACACCTGAAGAACAGGAAGAGGCGAATGAGTTGACGGGGAATGGTGCGGTTCAGCTTGAAGTAAAACCCAACGGCGTGCCCGCCAGTTTAGGTACCAAAGGCGCTGATGTGGACGAAGCTGGGCTAACTGATAGTACTGCACATCACCACTCCTTAAATGGCGCGTCCACAAGTGATCTAAATGGTAGAAACAGGGCCGGGAGCAGTGGTTttgaggatgaagaagacgacgacgacgatgatgattacGAGGAAATGGATGATGAAGACTTAGATTTTGTTTCTTTCAAAGATAAGCGAGAACTAAATTTTGCGACTTGA
- the LOC119278930 gene encoding glycerol-3-phosphate dehydrogenase [NAD(+)]-like isoform X6 gives MWVFEETLPTGEKLSESINQAHENCKYLPGIKLGTNVIADPDLESAVKDADMLVFVTPHQFVEGICKKLVGKLRPGVEAISLIKGMEVKMEGPCMISKLITDTLGINCCVLMGANIANEIAVEKFSEATIGYREDKEAANRWAKLFTTPYFLVAIVEDIEGVELCGTLKNVVAIAAGLVDGLDMGNNTKAAIMRIGLREMRAFSKLLFPSVRDNTFFESCGVADLITTCLGGRNRRVAEAFARNGGKRSFDELEAEMLHGQKLQGVSTAREVYEVLTYHGWQELFPLLSTVHEICIGQLPPTSIVEYSEHTPNLSFVGGSTPCY, from the exons ATGTGGGTGTTTGAAGAAACATTGCCAACAGGCGAGAAGCTATCCGAGTCCATTAACCAAGCACAC GAGAACTGCAAGTACTTACCTGGTATTAAGCTTGGAACCAATGTTATTGCTGACCCCGACTTAGAGAGTGCAG TCAAAGACGCCGATATGCTGGTTTTTGTGACTCCCCATCAATTTGTGGAGGGTATATGTAAGAAGCTTGTGGGCAAACTAAGACCAGGAGTTGAGGCTATATCCCTCATCAAGGGCATGGAGGTCAAGATGGAAGGACCATGCATGATATCAAAACTAATTACCGATACACTTGGAATCAACTGTTGTGTCCTCATGGGCGCTAACATTGCAAATGAG ATCGCTGTTGAGAAGTTCAGTGAAGCAACAATTGGATATAGGGAAGATAAAGAAGCAGCAAACCGATGGGCTAAACTTTTCACCACTCCTTACTTCCTAGTTGCTATT GTGGAAGATATTGAGGGAGTTGAACTATGTGGGACACTGAAAAATGTTGTGGCGATTGCTGCAG GTCTTGTTGATGGCTTGGATATGGGAAACAACACCAAG GCTGCGATAATGCGGATTGGTTTGCGGGAAATGCGTGCTTTCTCTAAACTTCTGTTCCCTTCAGTCAGAGACAACACTTTCTTTGAGAGCTGTGGTGTGGCTGACCTTATAACTACATGCC TTGGTGGGAGAAACAGGAGAGTGGCAGAAGCCTTTGCAAGAAATGGCGGCAAAAG GTCTTTTGATGAGCTAGAGGCAGAAATGTTGCATGGGCAAAAACTGCAG GGGGTATCCACTGCAAGAGAAGTCTATGAAGTATTGACTTATCATGGATGGCAGGAACTGTTTCCGCTTTTATCCACTGTACATGAGATCTGTATCGGACAACTACCTCCTACATCAATAGTTGAATACAGTGAGCATACGCCCAACCTCTCCTTCGTCGGTGGTTCAACTCCATGTTACTGA
- the LOC119278930 gene encoding glycerol-3-phosphate dehydrogenase [NAD(+)]-like isoform X1, with amino-acid sequence MENGHAGKHRVAVIGSGNWGSVASRLLASNTAKLPSFHDEVRMWVFEETLPTGEKLSESINQAHENCKYLPGIKLGTNVIADPDLESAVKDADMLVFVTPHQFVEGICKKLVGKLRPGVEAISLIKGMEVKMEGPCMISKLITDTLGINCCVLMGANIANEASVYSTFHAKFLIAFSGTEKVSGCVSHMQIAVEKFSEATIGYREDKEAANRWAKLFTTPYFLVAIVEDIEGVELCGTLKNVVAIAAGLVDGLDMGNNTKAAIMRIGLREMRAFSKLLFPSVRDNTFFESCGVADLITTCLGGRNRRVAEAFARNGGKRSFDELEAEMLHGQKLQGVSTAREVYEVLTYHGWQELFPLLSTVHEICIGQLPPTSIVEYSEHTPNLSFVGGSTPCY; translated from the exons ATGGAGAACGGGCATGCGGGCAAGCACCGGGTGGCCGTCATCGGCAGCGGCAACTGGGGCAGCGTCGCCTCCCGCCTCCTCGCCTCCAACACCGCCAAGCTGCCCTCCTTCCACG ATGAAGTGAGGATGTGGGTGTTTGAAGAAACATTGCCAACAGGCGAGAAGCTATCCGAGTCCATTAACCAAGCACAC GAGAACTGCAAGTACTTACCTGGTATTAAGCTTGGAACCAATGTTATTGCTGACCCCGACTTAGAGAGTGCAG TCAAAGACGCCGATATGCTGGTTTTTGTGACTCCCCATCAATTTGTGGAGGGTATATGTAAGAAGCTTGTGGGCAAACTAAGACCAGGAGTTGAGGCTATATCCCTCATCAAGGGCATGGAGGTCAAGATGGAAGGACCATGCATGATATCAAAACTAATTACCGATACACTTGGAATCAACTGTTGTGTCCTCATGGGCGCTAACATTGCAAATGAGGCAAGTGTTTATTCAACTTTCCATGCGAAATTCCTTATAGCCTTCAGCGGCACAGAAAAAGTAAGTGGGTGTGTATCTCATATGCAGATCGCTGTTGAGAAGTTCAGTGAAGCAACAATTGGATATAGGGAAGATAAAGAAGCAGCAAACCGATGGGCTAAACTTTTCACCACTCCTTACTTCCTAGTTGCTATT GTGGAAGATATTGAGGGAGTTGAACTATGTGGGACACTGAAAAATGTTGTGGCGATTGCTGCAG GTCTTGTTGATGGCTTGGATATGGGAAACAACACCAAG GCTGCGATAATGCGGATTGGTTTGCGGGAAATGCGTGCTTTCTCTAAACTTCTGTTCCCTTCAGTCAGAGACAACACTTTCTTTGAGAGCTGTGGTGTGGCTGACCTTATAACTACATGCC TTGGTGGGAGAAACAGGAGAGTGGCAGAAGCCTTTGCAAGAAATGGCGGCAAAAG GTCTTTTGATGAGCTAGAGGCAGAAATGTTGCATGGGCAAAAACTGCAG GGGGTATCCACTGCAAGAGAAGTCTATGAAGTATTGACTTATCATGGATGGCAGGAACTGTTTCCGCTTTTATCCACTGTACATGAGATCTGTATCGGACAACTACCTCCTACATCAATAGTTGAATACAGTGAGCATACGCCCAACCTCTCCTTCGTCGGTGGTTCAACTCCATGTTACTGA
- the LOC119280312 gene encoding cytochrome b5-like: MEVYNVTKFLDDHPGGDDVLLSSTAKDATDDFEDVGHSTTARAMMDEYYVGEIDATTIPTKVKYTPPKQPHYNQDKTPEFVIKILQFLVPLAILGLAVAVRIYTKAESV, encoded by the exons ATGGAG GTGTACAATGTGACCAAGTTTCTCGATGACCACCCTGGAGGCGACGACGTCTTGCTGTCTTCAACGG CCAAGGACGCGACCGACGACTTCGAGGACGTGGGGCACAGCACGACCGCCCGGGCGATGATGGACGAGTACTACGTGGGCGAGATCGACGCGACCACGATACCCACCAAGGTCAAGTACACGCCGCCCAAGCAGCCGCACTACAACCAGGACAAGACCCCCGAGTTCGTCATCAAGATCCTCCAGTTCTTGGTCCCCCTCGCGATACTGGGCCTGGCCGTCGCCGTACGGATCTACACCAAGGCGGAGTCCGTCTAG
- the LOC119278930 gene encoding glycerol-3-phosphate dehydrogenase [NAD(+)]-like isoform X5, whose product MENGHAGKHRVAVIGSGNWGSVASRLLASNTAKLPSFHDEVRMWVFEETLPTGEKLSESINQAHENCKYLPGIKLGTNVIADPDLESAVKDADMLVFVTPHQFVEGICKKLVGKLRPGVEAISLIKGMEVKMEGPCMISKLITDTLGINCCVLMGANIANEIAVEKFSEATIGYREDKEAANRWAKLFTTPYFLVAIVEDIEGVELCGTLKNVVAIAAGLVDGLDMGNNTKAAIMRIGLREMRAFSKLLFPSVRDNTFFESCGVADLITTCLGGRNRRVAEAFARNGGKRSFDELEAEMLHGQKLQGVSTAREVYEVLTYHGWQELFPLLSTVHEICIGQLPPTSIVEYRLAEGQS is encoded by the exons ATGGAGAACGGGCATGCGGGCAAGCACCGGGTGGCCGTCATCGGCAGCGGCAACTGGGGCAGCGTCGCCTCCCGCCTCCTCGCCTCCAACACCGCCAAGCTGCCCTCCTTCCACG ATGAAGTGAGGATGTGGGTGTTTGAAGAAACATTGCCAACAGGCGAGAAGCTATCCGAGTCCATTAACCAAGCACAC GAGAACTGCAAGTACTTACCTGGTATTAAGCTTGGAACCAATGTTATTGCTGACCCCGACTTAGAGAGTGCAG TCAAAGACGCCGATATGCTGGTTTTTGTGACTCCCCATCAATTTGTGGAGGGTATATGTAAGAAGCTTGTGGGCAAACTAAGACCAGGAGTTGAGGCTATATCCCTCATCAAGGGCATGGAGGTCAAGATGGAAGGACCATGCATGATATCAAAACTAATTACCGATACACTTGGAATCAACTGTTGTGTCCTCATGGGCGCTAACATTGCAAATGAG ATCGCTGTTGAGAAGTTCAGTGAAGCAACAATTGGATATAGGGAAGATAAAGAAGCAGCAAACCGATGGGCTAAACTTTTCACCACTCCTTACTTCCTAGTTGCTATT GTGGAAGATATTGAGGGAGTTGAACTATGTGGGACACTGAAAAATGTTGTGGCGATTGCTGCAG GTCTTGTTGATGGCTTGGATATGGGAAACAACACCAAG GCTGCGATAATGCGGATTGGTTTGCGGGAAATGCGTGCTTTCTCTAAACTTCTGTTCCCTTCAGTCAGAGACAACACTTTCTTTGAGAGCTGTGGTGTGGCTGACCTTATAACTACATGCC TTGGTGGGAGAAACAGGAGAGTGGCAGAAGCCTTTGCAAGAAATGGCGGCAAAAG GTCTTTTGATGAGCTAGAGGCAGAAATGTTGCATGGGCAAAAACTGCAG GGGGTATCCACTGCAAGAGAAGTCTATGAAGTATTGACTTATCATGGATGGCAGGAACTGTTTCCGCTTTTATCCACTGTACATGAGATCTGTATCGGACAACTACCTCCTACATCAATAGTTGAATACA GGCTCGCTGAAGGTCAatcttga
- the LOC119278930 gene encoding glycerol-3-phosphate dehydrogenase [NAD(+)]-like isoform X4 encodes MENGHAGKHRVAVIGSGNWGSVASRLLASNTAKLPSFHDEVRMWVFEETLPTGEKLSESINQAHENCKYLPGIKLGTNVIADPDLESAVKDADMLVFVTPHQFVEGICKKLVGKLRPGVEAISLIKGMEVKMEGPCMISKLITDTLGINCCVLMGANIANEIAVEKFSEATIGYREDKEAANRWAKLFTTPYFLVAIVEDIEGVELCGTLKNVVAIAAGLVDGLDMGNNTKAAIMRIGLREMRAFSKLLFPSVRDNTFFESCVGGRNRRVAEAFARNGGKRSFDELEAEMLHGQKLQGVSTAREVYEVLTYHGWQELFPLLSTVHEICIGQLPPTSIVEYSEHTPNLSFVGGSTPCY; translated from the exons ATGGAGAACGGGCATGCGGGCAAGCACCGGGTGGCCGTCATCGGCAGCGGCAACTGGGGCAGCGTCGCCTCCCGCCTCCTCGCCTCCAACACCGCCAAGCTGCCCTCCTTCCACG ATGAAGTGAGGATGTGGGTGTTTGAAGAAACATTGCCAACAGGCGAGAAGCTATCCGAGTCCATTAACCAAGCACAC GAGAACTGCAAGTACTTACCTGGTATTAAGCTTGGAACCAATGTTATTGCTGACCCCGACTTAGAGAGTGCAG TCAAAGACGCCGATATGCTGGTTTTTGTGACTCCCCATCAATTTGTGGAGGGTATATGTAAGAAGCTTGTGGGCAAACTAAGACCAGGAGTTGAGGCTATATCCCTCATCAAGGGCATGGAGGTCAAGATGGAAGGACCATGCATGATATCAAAACTAATTACCGATACACTTGGAATCAACTGTTGTGTCCTCATGGGCGCTAACATTGCAAATGAG ATCGCTGTTGAGAAGTTCAGTGAAGCAACAATTGGATATAGGGAAGATAAAGAAGCAGCAAACCGATGGGCTAAACTTTTCACCACTCCTTACTTCCTAGTTGCTATT GTGGAAGATATTGAGGGAGTTGAACTATGTGGGACACTGAAAAATGTTGTGGCGATTGCTGCAG GTCTTGTTGATGGCTTGGATATGGGAAACAACACCAAG GCTGCGATAATGCGGATTGGTTTGCGGGAAATGCGTGCTTTCTCTAAACTTCTGTTCCCTTCAGTCAGAGACAACACTTTCTTTGAGAGCTGTG TTGGTGGGAGAAACAGGAGAGTGGCAGAAGCCTTTGCAAGAAATGGCGGCAAAAG GTCTTTTGATGAGCTAGAGGCAGAAATGTTGCATGGGCAAAAACTGCAG GGGGTATCCACTGCAAGAGAAGTCTATGAAGTATTGACTTATCATGGATGGCAGGAACTGTTTCCGCTTTTATCCACTGTACATGAGATCTGTATCGGACAACTACCTCCTACATCAATAGTTGAATACAGTGAGCATACGCCCAACCTCTCCTTCGTCGGTGGTTCAACTCCATGTTACTGA